Proteins from a genomic interval of Scatophagus argus isolate fScaArg1 chromosome 6, fScaArg1.pri, whole genome shotgun sequence:
- the mier2 gene encoding mesoderm induction early response protein 2 isoform X2: MKMAAQSQTTSELPLEELLALYGYTVSDPQKETCHMAASLPDMTLDKDQITEDLFPGEEEGESSADDLTPSVTSNTSDLLCRLQGGDKDTLVSSSDDDSDDVSIPSNEEHKEIMVGSMYQAKIPPLGSYMYQERAYSSEDQLLWTPSVLPVEEVEEFLLYAQRPRGQEGATCNQIQGHTVRDNEQALYELVKCNFNAEEALRRLSFNVKVFSELCAWSEEECRNFEHGYRVYGKNFHLIQANKVRTRSVGECVEYYYMWKKSERHEYFTQQATRVSRKKYSLQSGTMEDGDQDGEVGDLEGSSNSSGLLSHSSMGTGQLESPLPPQSSLDLDKQENELAMGLSDLCGDGCPQQLFGCPFSLPPMDDLEDPGSGSCVSAPVQLQSQPSPQSSQWARESPLSCHDDHHLPDSCFYQLHMRGGPFVSDGPDCGAAGGETGSPHGLQVEFSLSPSASPPLSAVLPSHFQAFGSLLPPSPVQHPHSLTQ, translated from the exons ATGAAGATGGCAGCACAGTCCCAAACT ACCAGTGAGCTTCCTttggaggagctgctggctcTCTACGGCTACACAGTGTCCGATCCACAGAAGGAGACCTGTCACATGGCTGCCAGCCTGCCAGATATGACACTGGACAAG GATCAGATAACTGAGGATCTCTTTCctggggaggaggaaggggaatCGTCAGCTGATGATCTCACCCCCTCAGTCACCTCAAACACCTCAGATCTGCTCTGCCGCCTCCAAG GCGGTGACAAAGACACATTAGTCAGCTCATCTGATGACGACTCAGACGATGTCTCTATTCCCTCCAATGAAGAGCACAAG GAGATCATGGTTGGCTCAATGTACCAGGCAAAAATCCCTCCACTTGGTTCATACATGTACCAGGAAAGAG CCTACAGTAGTGAGGACCAGTTGCTGTGGACACCAAGTGTTCTGCCAGTAGAGGAAGTTGAAGAGTTCTTGCTGTATGCACAGAGACCTCGTGGCCAAGAAGGAGCAACATGCAATCAAATACAAGGACACACAGTCCGAGACAATGAACAG GCACTGTATGAACTAGTGAAATGCAACTTCAATGCAGAAGAGGCACTCAGACGATTAAGCTTCAATGTGAAAGTGTTTAGTG AGCTGTGTGCCTGGAGTGAAGAGGAGTGTAGGAACTTTGAGCACGGCTATCGAGTTTACGGGAAAAACTTCCACCTCATTCAGGCTAATAAG gtaCGAACGCGCTCGGTTGGGGAGTGTGTGGAGTATTACTACATGTGGAAAAAGTCTGAACGACATGAGTACTTTACCCAGCAGGCCACCAGGGTCAGCCGCAAGAAGTACAGCCTGCAATCAGGGACCAT ggagGATGGAGACCAGGATGGGGAGGTTGGGGACCTGGAGGGAAGCAGCAATTCTTCAGGCTTGTTGTCTCACAGCTCCATGGGCACTGGGCAGCTGGAGTCCCCTTTACCTCCACAGTCGAGCCTGGACCTGGACAAACAAG AGAATGAGCTGGCGATGGGGCTGTCAGACTTGTGCGGCGACGGATGTCCTCAGCAGCTATTTGGCTGTccattctctctccctcccatgGACGACCTGGAGGACCCCGGCTCAGGCAGTTGTGTCTCAGCTCCTGTTCAACTCCAGTCCCAGCCCTCCCCACAGAGCTCCCAGTGGGCCAGAGAGAGCCCTCTGTCCTGCCATGATGACCATCACCTCCCGGACTCCTGCTTCTACCAGCTACACATGCGTGGTGGACCTTTTGTATCCGATGGCCCTGACTGTGGTGCAGCAGGTGGTGAGACTGGCTCCCCTCATGGTCTGCAGGTGGAATTCAGCCTGTCACCGTCTGCCTCACCTCCCTTATCTGCTGTCCTCCCATCACACTTCCAGGCATTTGGCAGCCTGCTGCCCCCCTCTCCCGTCCAGCATCCCCACTCTCTCACACAGTGA
- the mier2 gene encoding mesoderm induction early response protein 2 isoform X3, which translates to MKMAAQSQTTSELPLEELLALYGYTVSDPQKETCHMAASLPDMTLDKDQITEDLFPGEEEGESSADDLTPSVTSNTSDLLCRLQGGDKDTLVSSSDDDSDDVSIPSNEEHKEIMVGSMYQAKIPPLGSYMYQERAYSSEDQLLWTPSVLPVEEVEEFLLYAQRPRGQEGATCNQIQGHTVRDNEQALYELVKCNFNAEEALRRLSFNVKVFSEELCAWSEEECRNFEHGYRVYGKNFHLIQANKQATRVSRKKYSLQSGTMEDGDQDGEVGDLEGSSNSSGLLSHSSMGTGQLESPLPPQSSLDLDKQENELAMGLSDLCGDGCPQQLFGCPFSLPPMDDLEDPGSGSCVSAPVQLQSQPSPQSSQWARESPLSCHDDHHLPDSCFYQLHMRGGPFVSDGPDCGAAGGETGSPHGLQVEFSLSPSASPPLSAVLPSHFQAFGSLLPPSPVQHPHSLTQ; encoded by the exons ATGAAGATGGCAGCACAGTCCCAAACT ACCAGTGAGCTTCCTttggaggagctgctggctcTCTACGGCTACACAGTGTCCGATCCACAGAAGGAGACCTGTCACATGGCTGCCAGCCTGCCAGATATGACACTGGACAAG GATCAGATAACTGAGGATCTCTTTCctggggaggaggaaggggaatCGTCAGCTGATGATCTCACCCCCTCAGTCACCTCAAACACCTCAGATCTGCTCTGCCGCCTCCAAG GCGGTGACAAAGACACATTAGTCAGCTCATCTGATGACGACTCAGACGATGTCTCTATTCCCTCCAATGAAGAGCACAAG GAGATCATGGTTGGCTCAATGTACCAGGCAAAAATCCCTCCACTTGGTTCATACATGTACCAGGAAAGAG CCTACAGTAGTGAGGACCAGTTGCTGTGGACACCAAGTGTTCTGCCAGTAGAGGAAGTTGAAGAGTTCTTGCTGTATGCACAGAGACCTCGTGGCCAAGAAGGAGCAACATGCAATCAAATACAAGGACACACAGTCCGAGACAATGAACAG GCACTGTATGAACTAGTGAAATGCAACTTCAATGCAGAAGAGGCACTCAGACGATTAAGCTTCAATGTGAAAGTGTTTAGTG AAGAGCTGTGTGCCTGGAGTGAAGAGGAGTGTAGGAACTTTGAGCACGGCTATCGAGTTTACGGGAAAAACTTCCACCTCATTCAGGCTAATAAG CAGGCCACCAGGGTCAGCCGCAAGAAGTACAGCCTGCAATCAGGGACCAT ggagGATGGAGACCAGGATGGGGAGGTTGGGGACCTGGAGGGAAGCAGCAATTCTTCAGGCTTGTTGTCTCACAGCTCCATGGGCACTGGGCAGCTGGAGTCCCCTTTACCTCCACAGTCGAGCCTGGACCTGGACAAACAAG AGAATGAGCTGGCGATGGGGCTGTCAGACTTGTGCGGCGACGGATGTCCTCAGCAGCTATTTGGCTGTccattctctctccctcccatgGACGACCTGGAGGACCCCGGCTCAGGCAGTTGTGTCTCAGCTCCTGTTCAACTCCAGTCCCAGCCCTCCCCACAGAGCTCCCAGTGGGCCAGAGAGAGCCCTCTGTCCTGCCATGATGACCATCACCTCCCGGACTCCTGCTTCTACCAGCTACACATGCGTGGTGGACCTTTTGTATCCGATGGCCCTGACTGTGGTGCAGCAGGTGGTGAGACTGGCTCCCCTCATGGTCTGCAGGTGGAATTCAGCCTGTCACCGTCTGCCTCACCTCCCTTATCTGCTGTCCTCCCATCACACTTCCAGGCATTTGGCAGCCTGCTGCCCCCCTCTCCCGTCCAGCATCCCCACTCTCTCACACAGTGA
- the mier2 gene encoding mesoderm induction early response protein 2 isoform X1 → MKMAAQSQTTSELPLEELLALYGYTVSDPQKETCHMAASLPDMTLDKDQITEDLFPGEEEGESSADDLTPSVTSNTSDLLCRLQGGDKDTLVSSSDDDSDDVSIPSNEEHKEIMVGSMYQAKIPPLGSYMYQERAYSSEDQLLWTPSVLPVEEVEEFLLYAQRPRGQEGATCNQIQGHTVRDNEQALYELVKCNFNAEEALRRLSFNVKVFSEELCAWSEEECRNFEHGYRVYGKNFHLIQANKVRTRSVGECVEYYYMWKKSERHEYFTQQATRVSRKKYSLQSGTMEDGDQDGEVGDLEGSSNSSGLLSHSSMGTGQLESPLPPQSSLDLDKQENELAMGLSDLCGDGCPQQLFGCPFSLPPMDDLEDPGSGSCVSAPVQLQSQPSPQSSQWARESPLSCHDDHHLPDSCFYQLHMRGGPFVSDGPDCGAAGGETGSPHGLQVEFSLSPSASPPLSAVLPSHFQAFGSLLPPSPVQHPHSLTQ, encoded by the exons ATGAAGATGGCAGCACAGTCCCAAACT ACCAGTGAGCTTCCTttggaggagctgctggctcTCTACGGCTACACAGTGTCCGATCCACAGAAGGAGACCTGTCACATGGCTGCCAGCCTGCCAGATATGACACTGGACAAG GATCAGATAACTGAGGATCTCTTTCctggggaggaggaaggggaatCGTCAGCTGATGATCTCACCCCCTCAGTCACCTCAAACACCTCAGATCTGCTCTGCCGCCTCCAAG GCGGTGACAAAGACACATTAGTCAGCTCATCTGATGACGACTCAGACGATGTCTCTATTCCCTCCAATGAAGAGCACAAG GAGATCATGGTTGGCTCAATGTACCAGGCAAAAATCCCTCCACTTGGTTCATACATGTACCAGGAAAGAG CCTACAGTAGTGAGGACCAGTTGCTGTGGACACCAAGTGTTCTGCCAGTAGAGGAAGTTGAAGAGTTCTTGCTGTATGCACAGAGACCTCGTGGCCAAGAAGGAGCAACATGCAATCAAATACAAGGACACACAGTCCGAGACAATGAACAG GCACTGTATGAACTAGTGAAATGCAACTTCAATGCAGAAGAGGCACTCAGACGATTAAGCTTCAATGTGAAAGTGTTTAGTG AAGAGCTGTGTGCCTGGAGTGAAGAGGAGTGTAGGAACTTTGAGCACGGCTATCGAGTTTACGGGAAAAACTTCCACCTCATTCAGGCTAATAAG gtaCGAACGCGCTCGGTTGGGGAGTGTGTGGAGTATTACTACATGTGGAAAAAGTCTGAACGACATGAGTACTTTACCCAGCAGGCCACCAGGGTCAGCCGCAAGAAGTACAGCCTGCAATCAGGGACCAT ggagGATGGAGACCAGGATGGGGAGGTTGGGGACCTGGAGGGAAGCAGCAATTCTTCAGGCTTGTTGTCTCACAGCTCCATGGGCACTGGGCAGCTGGAGTCCCCTTTACCTCCACAGTCGAGCCTGGACCTGGACAAACAAG AGAATGAGCTGGCGATGGGGCTGTCAGACTTGTGCGGCGACGGATGTCCTCAGCAGCTATTTGGCTGTccattctctctccctcccatgGACGACCTGGAGGACCCCGGCTCAGGCAGTTGTGTCTCAGCTCCTGTTCAACTCCAGTCCCAGCCCTCCCCACAGAGCTCCCAGTGGGCCAGAGAGAGCCCTCTGTCCTGCCATGATGACCATCACCTCCCGGACTCCTGCTTCTACCAGCTACACATGCGTGGTGGACCTTTTGTATCCGATGGCCCTGACTGTGGTGCAGCAGGTGGTGAGACTGGCTCCCCTCATGGTCTGCAGGTGGAATTCAGCCTGTCACCGTCTGCCTCACCTCCCTTATCTGCTGTCCTCCCATCACACTTCCAGGCATTTGGCAGCCTGCTGCCCCCCTCTCCCGTCCAGCATCCCCACTCTCTCACACAGTGA